The Planctellipticum variicoloris DNA window GTGATTCGGCCAGCTATCGCGCCGATGTCGTGCACTCCCTGGAGAATTCGGGCCGCTCGGATGCGATGGTGTTTCTCGTTGTGATCTATCAATAGGCGGCGCAACGAGGAGATTCGATGCGTTGGCGGCCGATGCATGACTCTTCGGTCGATTGAAGACCCTCGCCCCGGCCCTCTCCCACCGAAGACGGCGGGAGAGGGGGCAGGAAGGGTGAGGCTCGCGACACTTTGACCTCGAAATCTGAAACGACCATGTCTCCCCTGCACTTTGCTGATCGTCGATCGTTTCTCCGAGGCGCCGGAGCTGTGCTGGCGGCCAGTTGCGCCGCTCAGCCGGTTGCCGCTCAGGATTCGGCTCCGATCACGGTGGGAGTGATCGGCACCGGAGGTCGGGGCTGCGATCTGATTCGTTCGCTGAGTACGATCGAAGGCGTCCGCATCGTGGGCGTCTGCGACGACTACGGACCGCACCTGGAACGGGGCTGGCAGTACGCCGGGCCGCAGGCGCGTTCGTTCAGCGACTACCGGAAACTCCTCGACGAAACGAAACCGCAGGCAGTGGCGATCGCGGTGCCGCTCTTTCTGCACTTCGAGATGGCTTCGGCGGCGCTCAAGGCCGGGTGCGCAGTCTTCTGCGAGAAAACGCTGGCTTACGATCTGGATCAGGCCCGCGGCCTGGTGCGACTGGTCGAAGAGAAGCGGGCCGTTTTCCAGGTGGGGCTGCAGCGACGGTCCAACGCGATCTACCAGCAGGCGGTCGCGATGGTTCAGACGGGACTCCTGGGGCGGATTACCGCCGTCGAATGTCAGTGGCATCGCCATAACGACTGGCGGAGACCGGTCCCGGTCGCGGCGGAGCACGAGGACTTCACCCGGCTCGACCACAAGCTGAACTGGCGGCTGTATCGTCCCTTTTCCCGCGGACTGCTGGCCGAGCTGGCCAGTCATCAGCTCGACGTTGTGCAGTGGATGCTCGGCGTGCCGCCGAAGCGGGTGCTGGCGACGGGGGGCGTGGACTACTGGCGCGACGGTCGCGACGTGGCGGACAATGTCTTCTGCATCTACGAGTACGAGGTGACGCCGCCGCCCGAACGTCCGAATGCGCCGCCGCTGCCGCCCGGCGTGGACAACCGGCCCTATCAGGTCCGGGTGACCTGGTCCTCGCTGCAGAACAATGCATACGAGGGGGCGAGCGAGCTGATTCTGGGAACGAAGGGGACGTTGTTCCTGTCGCAGAACAAAGGACTGCTCTACCGCGAAGCCGCGGCGGACGACATCGCCTGGTCGAAAGCCGCTGATCGAAACGCCGCGGTTGTCACCTCCGGCAAGACGCTGAAGCTTTCCAGCGATCCCTGGGCGCGCCGGGGGACGCCGTTCGAGATCGACGCGGCCGGCGATGACACGCGGGACGAGCTGGTGTCGTTCATCGAGCACGTCCGGTCGAACGATCCGGCGACGGTCTGCACTGTGCGCGACGGACTGATTAATACAGC harbors:
- a CDS encoding Gfo/Idh/MocA family protein, with the translated sequence MSPLHFADRRSFLRGAGAVLAASCAAQPVAAQDSAPITVGVIGTGGRGCDLIRSLSTIEGVRIVGVCDDYGPHLERGWQYAGPQARSFSDYRKLLDETKPQAVAIAVPLFLHFEMASAALKAGCAVFCEKTLAYDLDQARGLVRLVEEKRAVFQVGLQRRSNAIYQQAVAMVQTGLLGRITAVECQWHRHNDWRRPVPVAAEHEDFTRLDHKLNWRLYRPFSRGLLAELASHQLDVVQWMLGVPPKRVLATGGVDYWRDGRDVADNVFCIYEYEVTPPPERPNAPPLPPGVDNRPYQVRVTWSSLQNNAYEGASELILGTKGTLFLSQNKGLLYREAAADDIAWSKAADRNAAVVTSGKTLKLSSDPWARRGTPFEIDAAGDDTRDELVSFIEHVRSNDPATVCTVRDGLINTATVLMAHEAMDRGTPQTFPDL